In a single window of the Cucurbita pepo subsp. pepo cultivar mu-cu-16 chromosome LG18, ASM280686v2, whole genome shotgun sequence genome:
- the LOC111779827 gene encoding WD repeat-containing protein 75, with translation MICGGKSYVSAPPAFSNDAKRLLVCTANSVSIFSTSTGLQITSLEGHKALVTSVTVVPASSQASKMLCFCWTTSLDGTIRYWDFSVPELMKTVDIQLPVHSMVIPSFLGQPQERDSKSRDLFAYVSVENIKVKDNKPVPTNGQILKCNLTKSRLAAGVILAETQQPEYITISSTGRFFGIRNKRKIHVWKVPEVESESVGAKRITLHHTKDLTVLAFHPIQRMVAAGDVTGRILTWRGFGNRTFSVSGKETGKKAFEDEDKPGVRGNDDADSCSTWHWHPAEVIVLSFSFDGTYLYSGGKEGVLVVWQLDTEKRKYLPRIGSPLLYFTDSPDPLLASVSCADNQIHLLKMPSMEILKSISGIKLPCSFPDVCQGSNNGFSFDQNGGLVALRSENYSIQFYSLYDDCGICEVQICERNHQPSEELTVVVTVVALSLDGSLMSTAEVRSPEDGIGGLSCLKFWDSELENKRFSLSTVVYEPHRDAGISALTFHPNRRMAVSTSYGGDFKIWVCNDGRQKIQGEQNSSWMCHSVGSYKKKSMNAATFSADGSVLAVAAETVITLWDPEQNILIAVIGETLTPIVNLSFAGDSEFLISVSQGSRPQLSVWSMTKLSVSWSYKLHVEAVACAVDTSSFAVLALIPESVRLQFNDSTFQGRDGVILHFNANDPVPQNTWSVRKAQGGGLAFLRSKKSSNSSDGKFDHPWLVYINGDHEYTLFDPSGKEAQELSLTKQGSYHALEETGGKFGYQAIYGELPEFDSKVDQTLSAPSVPSQRPWETIFSGSSHELPPLSKLCSAFLESLLERRTVTSE, from the exons ATGATTTGCGGTGGGAAGAGCTACGTCTCAGCACCTCCAGCTTTCTCCAATGACGCCAAGCGGCTTCTTGTCTGCACGGCCAACTCCGTCTCCATCTTCAGTACCTCCACTGGTTTGCAG ATTACATCATTGGAGGGTCACAAGGCCTTGGTGACATCGGTCACCGTGGTGCCGGCGTCTAGTCAAGCTAGTAAGATGTTGTGCTTCTGTTGGACTACCTCACTTGACGGAACTATTCGCTATTGGGATTTCTCGGTGCCGGAGCTCATGAAGACCGTAGATATTCAGCTACCGGTTCATTCCATG GTCATCCCTTCTTTCCTAGGCCAACCGCAGGAGAGGGATTCAAAATCCCGTGATCTTTTTGCTTATGTATcagttgaaaatataaaagtgaAGGATAACAAGCCGGTGCCTACAAACGGACAAATCCTTAAGTGTAACTTAACCAAGTCTCGCTTGGCTGCTGGAGTCATTTTGGCTGAG ACTCAACAACCTGAGTATATAACTATTAGCTCGACGGGGAGATTCTTTGGCATCCGGAATAAACGCAAAATTCATGTGTGGAAGGTGCCAGAAGTGGAGTCTGAAAGTGTAGGGGCTAAAAGAATTACTCTGCATCACACAAAAGACTTGACAGTTCTTGCATTTCACCCAATCCAAAGAATGGTAGCTGCAGGTGATGTGACCGGGAGAATTTTAACATGGAGGGGATTTGGTAATCGGACATTTTCTGTTTCTGGTAAAGAAACTGGAAAAAAAGCTTTTGAGGATGAAGATAAACCAGGAGTTAGAGGAAATGATGATGCCGATTCTTGTTCCACATGGCACTGGCATCCTGCTGAAGTGAttgttctctctttctcctttgaTGGGACATATCTTTATTCAG GTGGGAAGGAGGGCGTTCTTGTGGTTTGGCAACTTGACACAGAGAAGAGAAAGTATTTGCCACGAATTGGATCACCACTATTGTATTTTACTGATTCTCCAGACCCGCTGCTTGCTTCC GTATCTTGTGCAGACAATCAAATTCATTTGCTGAAAATGCCCTCTATGGAAATCTTGAAGTCCATCTCTGGGATCAAG CTTCCTTGTTCTTTTCCGGATGTTTGTCAAGGCTCTAATAATGGATTTTCCTTCGATCAAAATGGTGGTCTAGTTGCCCTTCGTTCAGAGAACTACAGCATTCAGTTCTACAGTTTATATGATGATTGTGGAATTTGTGAG GTTCAAATTTGTGAGAGGAACCATCAACCCAGTGAAGAGCTCACT GTTGTAGTGACTGTAGTGGCTCTCTCCCTAGATGGCTCTTTAATGAGTACTGCTGAAGTTCGAAGTCCTGAGGATGGAATTGGAGGTCTTAGTTGTCTCAAATTTTGGGATTCTGAGTTGGAAAACAAAAGGTTTAGTTTGTCAACCGTTGTATATGAGCCCCACAG GGATGCTGGTATTTCTGCTCTCACTTTCCACCCTAATCGCCGTATGGCTGTAAGTACATCATATGGTGGAGATTTCAAG aTATGGGTTTGCAATGATGGACGTCAGAAAATTCAGGGAGAGCAAAACTCGAGTTGGATGTGCCATTCAGTTGGGTCTTACAA AAAGAAGTCAATGAATGCTGCGACATTTTCTGCCGATGGCTCTGTTTTGGCCGTTGCTGCAGAAACTGTCATTACATTATGGGACCCCGAGCAGAATATCCTCATTGCTGTTATTGGAGAGACTCTTACG CCAATTGTGAATCTTTCCTTTGCCGGAGACTCTGAGTTTCTTATATCTGTTTCACAAGGTTCAAGACCACAACTATCGGTCTGGAGTATGACGAAACTGTCAGTATCTTGGTCATACAAACTTCATGTAGAAG CTGTGGCCTGTGCTGTGGATACTTCTTCTTTTGCTGTTCTTGCCCTTATCCCCGAATCTGTACGCTTGCAATTTAATGACTCAACCTTTCAAGGGAGAGATGGAGTGATCTTGCATTTTAATGCCAATGATCCTGTTCCCCAGAATACCTGGTCTGTTAGGAAG GCTCAGGGAGGGGGTCTTGCTTTTCTTCGATCCAAAAAATCTTCCAATAGTTCAGATGGGAAATTTGACCATCCATGGCTTGTTTATATCAATGGTGACCACGAGTATACTCTATTTGACCCATCTGGCAAAGAAGCACAAGAGCTTAGTTTGACCAAGCAGGGGAGTTATCACGCCCTTGAAGAAACAGGAG GGAAATTTGGATATCAAGCTATCTATGGCGAACTACCAGAATTTGACTCAAAGGTGGATCAGACCTTGTCTGCCCCATCTGTTCCATCACAGAGGCCTTGGGAGACCATCTTTAGTGGTTCATCACACGAACTTCCCCCTCTGAGTAAGCTGTGTTCAGCATTTTTAGAATCATTATTGGAGAGGAGGACCGTTACTTCCGAGTAA